In Arsenophonus sp. aPb, one DNA window encodes the following:
- a CDS encoding CoA pyrophosphatase gives MNILDNFINRFQLILPVPTDTIQSVDDDRSKKSAAVLLPVICKPEPTLLFTKRTDNLRLHASQISFPGGAREPNDHSLIETALRESYEEINILPNQVQILGKMQPIKSHSDYLVTPIVGLLSAKVSYYKNPAEVAVIFEVPLKHALSLTHHHAIMINDARDKKRLFFYRYNQYLIWGLTAAILNKLALQLV, from the coding sequence ATGAATATATTAGATAATTTTATTAACCGATTTCAATTAATATTACCTGTTCCCACTGACACCATCCAATCTGTCGATGACGATCGCAGCAAAAAAAGTGCTGCTGTGCTATTACCCGTTATTTGTAAACCTGAACCTACTCTGCTATTTACCAAAAGAACGGATAACTTACGCCTACATGCAAGTCAAATTTCTTTTCCCGGTGGAGCTCGTGAACCCAATGATCATAGCTTAATTGAAACGGCCTTACGCGAATCTTATGAAGAAATTAATATTTTGCCAAATCAAGTACAGATCCTGGGAAAAATGCAGCCAATAAAAAGCCATAGTGACTATTTAGTAACGCCTATTGTCGGATTACTATCAGCAAAAGTTTCTTATTACAAAAATCCGGCGGAAGTAGCCGTTATCTTTGAAGTACCATTGAAACATGCCCTCTCTTTAACTCATCATCATGCCATTATGATTAATGATGCCCGCGATAAAAAACGTCTATTCTTTTATCGGTATAATCAATACCTAATTTGGGGATTAACTGCAGCTATTCTCAATAAGTTGGCATTACAACTGGTTTAA
- the pabB gene encoding aminodeoxychorismate synthase component 1, producing MRLQKIQLPYALDAALNYFHALADQPWAMLLHSGNANHPHNRFDIVVADPITTLETRDNITLINRENEKINSELDPFELLKSEMQHLNVTFVANNDLPFQGGALGIWGYDLGRRIEILPEQAKKELSFPDMAIGVYLWALIVDHHKKIVTLLSYQNVEQRLTWLENQTKIPAKQFQMCEKWQSNMSEQQYHHKISQIHQYLRNGDCYQINLAQRFKAKYQGNEWEAFLKLNQNNQAPFSAFIRLEQHCVLSVSPERFLWLHDDSIQTRPIKGTLPRLTDTKEDQEQIKRLQSSIKDRAENVMIVDLLRNDIGKVAIPGTVSVPELFVVESFPAIHHLVSTIVAQLPAYYHATDLLRACFPGGSITGAPKIRSMEIIDELEPHRRHSYCGAIGYISFCGTMDTNISIRTLLTEKQYLYCWAGGGIVADSTAEKEYQETFDKLSRILPVLENNQR from the coding sequence ATGCGCCTGCAAAAAATTCAATTACCTTATGCCTTAGATGCCGCTTTAAATTATTTTCATGCTTTAGCTGACCAACCATGGGCGATGTTATTACATTCAGGTAATGCGAACCACCCACATAACCGTTTTGATATTGTGGTTGCTGATCCAATAACTACCCTAGAAACAAGAGATAATATCACGCTAATTAACCGTGAAAATGAAAAAATTAACTCGGAACTTGATCCTTTTGAGCTATTAAAAAGTGAAATGCAACATTTGAATGTCACTTTCGTAGCGAATAACGATCTTCCTTTCCAGGGCGGAGCTCTAGGTATATGGGGCTATGATTTAGGTCGGCGAATCGAAATTCTTCCCGAACAGGCAAAAAAAGAATTAAGCTTTCCCGATATGGCGATCGGTGTTTATCTTTGGGCATTAATAGTTGATCACCATAAAAAAATAGTTACTTTACTTAGTTATCAAAATGTCGAACAACGTTTGACTTGGTTAGAAAATCAAACAAAAATACCCGCTAAACAGTTTCAAATGTGTGAAAAATGGCAAAGTAACATGTCAGAACAGCAATATCACCATAAAATTAGCCAAATTCATCAATATTTACGCAATGGTGATTGTTACCAAATTAATTTAGCACAACGTTTTAAAGCCAAATATCAAGGTAATGAATGGGAGGCCTTTCTTAAACTAAATCAAAATAATCAAGCCCCTTTCTCTGCCTTTATTCGTTTAGAACAACATTGCGTACTGAGTGTATCCCCTGAGCGTTTTCTTTGGCTGCACGACGATTCAATTCAAACCCGTCCGATTAAAGGCACATTACCTAGACTGACGGATACAAAAGAAGATCAAGAACAAATAAAACGTTTACAATCATCAATCAAAGATCGCGCTGAAAACGTAATGATAGTTGATTTATTGCGTAATGATATTGGTAAAGTCGCGATACCAGGGACAGTTAGTGTACCAGAACTTTTTGTGGTTGAATCTTTTCCTGCTATTCATCATCTAGTCAGCACTATCGTTGCACAATTACCCGCTTATTATCATGCCACTGATCTATTAAGAGCCTGCTTTCCAGGCGGCTCGATTACAGGTGCGCCGAAAATACGCTCGATGGAAATTATTGACGAACTTGAACCTCATCGGCGCCATAGCTACTGTGGAGCGATTGGTTATATCAGTTTTTGCGGTACAATGGATACAAACATCAGCATACGTACCCTATTAACTGAAAAACAATACCTTTATTGTTGGGCAGGCGGAGGAATTGTGGCTGATAGTACAGCTGAAAAAGAGTATCAAGAGACTTTCGATAAACTAAGTCGAATATTACCCGTATTAGAAAATAATCAACGTTAA
- a CDS encoding YoaH family protein → MFSKMPTLNHQEQQEAAERIHQLMAKGMSSGEAIALVAKEIRAKHTNKEQMYNDPK, encoded by the coding sequence ATGTTTTCAAAAATGCCAACGTTAAATCATCAAGAGCAACAAGAAGCAGCTGAGCGCATTCATCAATTGATGGCTAAAGGAATGAGTAGTGGAGAAGCAATTGCTTTGGTCGCTAAGGAGATACGTGCAAAGCATACCAATAAAGAGCAAATGTATAACGACCCTAAGTAA
- the yebF gene encoding protein YebF: MNRLFILLAMILFTLVSFSIMAQAIEINEVRTAKFISCDNLSQQQIGAKVKNDFIQTRLPYWDEDKKLLGPKVVVWINNNSITPIKNGYKILLTVRGARKDLNYQVLVNCQNETVSYQIDSH, from the coding sequence ATGAATAGGCTTTTTATATTGCTTGCTATGATATTATTCACGTTAGTATCTTTTTCAATAATGGCTCAGGCTATTGAAATTAATGAGGTAAGAACAGCTAAATTTATCAGTTGTGATAATTTAAGCCAGCAGCAAATTGGCGCAAAAGTGAAGAATGATTTTATTCAAACCCGCTTACCATATTGGGATGAAGATAAAAAGCTACTTGGCCCGAAGGTAGTGGTGTGGATTAATAACAATAGCATTACACCAATTAAAAATGGTTATAAAATTCTTTTGACTGTTCGGGGTGCGAGAAAAGATCTTAACTACCAGGTGCTTGTTAATTGCCAGAATGAGACCGTTAGTTATCAAATTGATAGCCATTAA
- a CDS encoding DNA polymerase III subunit theta: protein MSYNLAELAKEEREKLNLDLAAASVAFKERYNMPVIVAKIEAEQAAHLREHFRKRLTLFRKISHTLNQLPYVPRKG from the coding sequence ATGAGTTATAATCTTGCCGAATTAGCAAAAGAAGAAAGAGAAAAACTAAACCTCGATCTTGCTGCTGCAAGTGTGGCTTTTAAAGAAAGGTATAATATGCCTGTTATCGTTGCTAAAATCGAAGCAGAGCAAGCTGCGCATTTACGAGAACATTTCCGTAAACGACTTACTCTATTTCGCAAAATTTCTCATACATTGAATCAATTACCTTATGTTCCGCGAAAAGGATAA
- the ftnA gene encoding non-heme ferritin has product MLQQEMVKKLNKQLNLEFFSANFYLQMSAWCNYKGFEGAAVFLKTHSQEEMGHMQRLFNYLSDTGEMPILGQIDAPTGKFNSVKEVFEKTYLHEQNITHEINALVDLALEMKDYSTFNFLQWYVAEQHEEEKLFKSILDKFELVGEDGKSLFLLDKELKGMSNAVHV; this is encoded by the coding sequence ATGTTGCAGCAAGAGATGGTTAAAAAATTAAATAAACAGCTTAACTTAGAATTTTTTTCAGCAAATTTCTATCTTCAAATGAGTGCATGGTGTAATTATAAAGGTTTTGAGGGTGCTGCGGTGTTTTTAAAAACGCATTCTCAGGAAGAGATGGGGCATATGCAACGTTTATTCAATTATCTTAGTGACACTGGCGAAATGCCGATATTAGGTCAAATTGATGCGCCAACTGGGAAATTTAATTCAGTAAAAGAGGTTTTTGAAAAAACTTATCTACATGAACAAAATATTACACATGAAATTAATGCACTTGTAGATCTTGCATTGGAGATGAAAGACTACTCGACATTTAATTTTTTGCAGTGGTATGTTGCTGAACAGCACGAAGAAGAGAAGTTATTCAAATCAATTTTGGATAAGTTTGAGTTAGTTGGAGAAGATGGTAAGTCACTATTTTTATTAGATAAAGAGTTAAAAGGCATGTCTAACGCTGTGCATGTTTAA
- a CDS encoding YebY family protein, translating into MVKFSRLVLLLTITASFPVISAPPIVTVSKKQFGDKWIFKREEVMLECRTNGALFVINPSTLMQYPLNNIAVEQVKKRQIIASPLSAILLEPANLAQQKIDITPILKTAQNLCKTN; encoded by the coding sequence ATGGTAAAGTTTAGTAGATTAGTATTACTATTAACAATAACAGCCTCTTTTCCTGTCATTTCAGCACCACCAATTGTAACGGTTAGTAAAAAACAATTTGGTGACAAATGGATTTTTAAGCGTGAGGAAGTTATGCTGGAGTGCCGCACCAATGGCGCATTATTTGTTATAAATCCTAGTACATTAATGCAATATCCTCTTAATAATATAGCGGTAGAGCAGGTGAAAAAGCGTCAAATTATTGCATCACCACTTTCAGCTATTTTACTCGAACCTGCCAATTTAGCACAACAGAAAATAGATATCACACCGATACTCAAAACCGCGCAAAATCTTTGTAAAACTAATTAA
- a CDS encoding DUF1480 family protein: MKRAKLKISTYVIDDALLFDAAENTISIPCESDTEFCMQLDGWDENTSIPATLDNKPVLLYRQYYDKKKHHWVMRIV, from the coding sequence ATGAAAAGAGCAAAACTAAAAATTTCCACCTATGTTATTGATGATGCACTCTTATTTGACGCAGCTGAAAATACTATCAGTATTCCATGTGAATCAGATACTGAATTTTGTATGCAACTTGATGGCTGGGATGAAAATACGAGTATTCCTGCCACGCTAGATAATAAACCGGTTCTTCTCTATCGTCAGTACTATGATAAAAAAAAGCATCATTGGGTTATGAGAATAGTTTAA
- a CDS encoding GAF domain-containing protein, with the protein MGKKAFYHDLSCDLTSLIAGEYDFIATLANTSALLFEKLDNINWLGFYLKSRDTLVLGPFQGKVACVRIAQGKGVCGTAFIENRVQRIANVHSFAGHITCDSLSRSEIVLPLEVDGQLIGVLDIDSPIFDRFDEEDENGLKALVVILCNHLKACVIAKYPQINVI; encoded by the coding sequence ATGGGAAAAAAAGCCTTTTATCATGATCTTTCATGTGATTTAACTAGCTTAATTGCGGGTGAATATGATTTTATTGCCACACTTGCCAATACCAGTGCACTACTTTTTGAAAAATTAGATAATATTAATTGGCTAGGGTTTTATCTGAAAAGTCGTGATACGCTTGTGCTTGGGCCTTTTCAGGGTAAAGTTGCATGTGTGCGTATTGCGCAAGGAAAAGGTGTTTGTGGGACCGCTTTTATAGAAAATAGAGTGCAGCGTATTGCCAATGTCCATTCTTTTGCCGGGCATATTACATGTGATAGTCTTAGTCGTTCAGAGATAGTTTTGCCGCTGGAAGTCGATGGACAGTTAATAGGCGTATTAGACATTGATAGTCCTATTTTTGATCGTTTTGATGAAGAGGATGAAAATGGTCTAAAAGCCTTAGTTGTAATACTTTGTAACCACTTGAAAGCGTGTGTTATAGCAAAATATCCACAAATTAATGTAATTTAA
- the proQ gene encoding RNA chaperone ProQ, which translates to MENQPKLNSSKEIIAFLAQRFPHCFIAEGEARPLKIGIFQDIVARLTEEDGISKTQLRSALRMYTSSWRYLYGVKEGAKRVDLDGNDCGDLESEHVAYARQQLIEAKARIHAQRTEQKLRKREFQQKAQKTDNEKALPATSSKRNEALRSTTKEINKKNKHYSYSKNQAKKAHNSKMANLTKLQPVTDISTLKVGQVLKVMVGQSIVDASVLEIAKDGVRVQLTTGLAMIVRAEHLKF; encoded by the coding sequence ATGGAAAATCAACCTAAGTTGAATAGTAGTAAAGAAATAATTGCTTTTTTGGCTCAGCGTTTTCCTCACTGCTTTATTGCTGAAGGTGAGGCTCGTCCACTGAAGATTGGAATCTTTCAGGATATTGTGGCGAGACTGACTGAAGAGGATGGCATCAGTAAAACTCAATTGCGATCTGCTTTGCGGATGTATACTTCTAGTTGGCGTTATCTATATGGTGTCAAAGAAGGTGCTAAACGTGTTGATCTGGATGGTAATGATTGTGGTGATTTGGAATCAGAACATGTGGCGTATGCACGTCAACAGCTGATAGAAGCAAAGGCTCGTATTCACGCTCAACGTACCGAGCAAAAATTAAGAAAACGGGAATTTCAACAAAAAGCACAGAAGACAGATAACGAAAAAGCTTTACCGGCAACTTCTAGCAAGAGAAATGAGGCCTTGCGCTCAACGACTAAGGAAATAAATAAAAAAAATAAACATTATTCTTACTCTAAAAATCAAGCTAAAAAAGCCCATAATAGTAAAATGGCTAACCTAACCAAATTACAGCCAGTAACGGATATTTCTACATTAAAAGTTGGTCAAGTATTAAAGGTTATGGTTGGCCAAAGTATTGTAGATGCATCAGTGCTTGAGATAGCTAAGGATGGTGTTCGGGTACAATTGACGACAGGATTAGCAATGATTGTACGCGCTGAGCATTTAAAGTTCTGA
- the prc gene encoding carboxy terminal-processing peptidase — MNNYIKLAFVFGITTMATSFADTVAPPTLLTAQKLPQLQQERQHAIISERVVSRFTRSHYRQFDLDENFSSKIFDRYLNLLDYSHNVFLQSDIDKFASEKSKVGQQLKTGHLNELYAIFNLAQQRRYERFQYALSRLNMPLDFANNDVIEVDRSKAPWPKNVEELNKLWDAKVKFDWLNLKLSGKNDKEIKLILTKRYNFALKRLAQTQSEDVFQLIMNAFAREIDPHTNYLSPRNTEQFNSEMSLSLEGIGAVLRQDEDYIIINSMVAGGPAAKSKLLKVGDKIIGVGQMGKSMTDVVGWRLDDVVALIKGPKGSKVRLEVISDSKGAKPHTVTLIREHIRLEDRAVKLTIKNVGKEKVGVLDIPGFYVGLTNDVKTQLQKMAKSHVVALVIDLRGNGGGALTEAVSLSGLFIPSGPIVQVRDNNGKIRQDVDDDDVVYYKGPLTVLIDRFSASASEIFAAAMQDYGRALIVGEPSFGKGTVQQYHPLSRVYDHMLRPDWPALGSVQYTIQKFYRINGGSTQRKGVTPDIIMPTGIDPVETGESFEDNALPWDSIAPASYSVIGNISQYVANLIANYKERIAKNPEFKYIEEDIARYHAMKANKNIISLNYVKREKENKEVDTIKLHRINERFARQGKAPLKTIDDLPKNYELPDPYLDETVRIAVDLADLAVHHQAK; from the coding sequence ATGAATAATTATATTAAACTGGCTTTTGTGTTTGGTATAACTACAATGGCTACTTCATTCGCAGATACTGTAGCGCCTCCAACACTATTAACAGCTCAGAAGCTTCCTCAGCTTCAACAGGAACGCCAGCATGCCATTATTAGCGAAAGAGTTGTTTCACGCTTTACCCGTTCTCACTATCGTCAATTTGATTTGGATGAAAATTTTTCTAGCAAGATTTTTGATCGCTATTTAAATCTGTTGGATTATAGCCACAATGTTTTTTTACAATCGGATATTGATAAATTTGCTAGTGAAAAAAGTAAAGTAGGACAACAACTTAAAACTGGTCATCTCAATGAGCTATATGCAATATTTAATTTAGCACAACAACGGCGCTATGAACGTTTTCAATACGCTTTATCACGGCTTAATATGCCGCTAGATTTTGCTAATAATGACGTTATTGAAGTTGATAGAAGTAAAGCGCCTTGGCCTAAAAACGTTGAGGAGCTAAATAAGCTGTGGGACGCAAAAGTTAAGTTTGATTGGTTGAATCTGAAGCTGTCAGGCAAAAATGACAAAGAAATTAAGCTAATATTGACCAAACGCTATAATTTTGCACTAAAACGTCTAGCACAAACCCAAAGTGAAGATGTTTTTCAGTTGATTATGAATGCTTTTGCACGAGAAATAGATCCGCATACTAACTATCTATCTCCCCGCAATACGGAACAGTTCAATTCAGAAATGAGCTTATCATTGGAAGGGATAGGCGCAGTACTTCGGCAAGATGAAGATTATATTATTATTAACTCAATGGTGGCAGGTGGCCCGGCAGCAAAAAGTAAATTATTAAAGGTTGGCGATAAGATTATTGGTGTAGGCCAAATGGGTAAGTCGATGACAGATGTTGTTGGCTGGCGACTAGATGATGTTGTTGCGCTAATCAAAGGACCTAAAGGCAGTAAGGTACGTCTTGAAGTTATTTCAGATTCAAAAGGCGCCAAGCCCCATACCGTGACATTAATCCGTGAGCATATTCGACTGGAAGATAGAGCGGTGAAACTGACGATTAAAAATGTTGGCAAGGAAAAAGTTGGTGTACTTGATATTCCCGGTTTTTACGTTGGGTTAACCAATGATGTTAAAACACAGTTACAAAAAATGGCTAAAAGTCATGTCGTTGCACTTGTCATTGATTTACGAGGCAATGGTGGTGGTGCTTTAACCGAAGCAGTATCATTATCGGGTTTATTTATTCCAAGTGGTCCAATTGTTCAGGTGCGTGATAACAACGGTAAAATTCGTCAGGATGTGGATGATGATGATGTTGTTTATTACAAAGGCCCACTTACAGTATTAATTGATCGCTTTAGTGCTTCAGCATCAGAAATTTTTGCTGCGGCGATGCAAGATTATGGTCGAGCATTAATTGTTGGTGAACCATCCTTTGGTAAAGGAACCGTTCAGCAATACCATCCCTTGAGTCGTGTTTATGATCACATGTTACGCCCAGATTGGCCTGCTTTAGGCTCTGTCCAATATACTATTCAGAAGTTTTATCGTATTAATGGCGGAAGTACCCAGCGCAAAGGCGTAACACCGGATATTATTATGCCAACAGGTATAGATCCGGTTGAGACAGGTGAGAGTTTTGAAGATAATGCCTTACCTTGGGATAGTATTGCGCCAGCTAGCTATAGTGTTATTGGTAATATTAGCCAATATGTTGCTAATTTAATTGCTAATTATAAGGAACGTATAGCGAAAAATCCTGAGTTTAAATATATTGAGGAAGATATTGCCCGCTATCATGCTATGAAAGCCAATAAAAATATTATTTCGCTTAATTATGTTAAGCGTGAAAAGGAAAATAAAGAAGTTGACACGATTAAATTACATCGCATCAATGAACGCTTTGCTCGACAAGGCAAAGCACCATTAAAAACGATAGATGATTTACCTAAAAATTATGAATTGCCAGATCCATACCTTGATGAAACAGTGAGAATTGCAGTTGATCTTGCAGATTTGGCAGTGCATCATCAGGCTAAATAA
- the htpX gene encoding protease HtpX: MMRIALFLLTNLAVMFVFGIILSLTGIQGQSVPGLMIMAGLFGFGGSFISLLMSKWMALRSVGGQVIESPTTETEHWLLNTVKRQADQAGIKMPEVAIYQAPDINAFATGARRDASLVAVSTGLLESMDRHEAEAVIAHEISHIANGDMVTMTLLQGVVNTFVIFISRIIAQLASGFLSNNNNDSESNQGNPMIYFAVSMVLEIVFGILASIITMWFSRYREFRADAGSAHLVGKEKMIAALQRLKTSYEPQEAGSMMAFCINGRSKSFSELFLSHPPLDKRIEALRMGTYLNQ; the protein is encoded by the coding sequence ATGATGCGAATCGCCTTGTTTTTACTTACAAACTTGGCAGTTATGTTTGTATTTGGGATTATTTTAAGTTTGACTGGTATCCAGGGACAAAGTGTTCCGGGGCTAATGATTATGGCTGGTCTTTTTGGTTTTGGTGGCTCATTTATCTCATTATTAATGTCAAAATGGATGGCATTACGTTCTGTTGGAGGGCAGGTGATTGAAAGTCCGACAACAGAAACAGAACATTGGTTGTTAAATACCGTCAAGCGTCAAGCTGATCAAGCTGGTATTAAAATGCCAGAAGTTGCTATTTATCAGGCACCTGATATTAACGCTTTTGCTACCGGGGCCCGTCGTGATGCGTCTTTGGTTGCTGTTAGTACCGGTTTGCTAGAGAGTATGGATCGCCATGAAGCCGAAGCGGTTATCGCTCATGAGATCAGTCATATTGCTAATGGTGATATGGTAACAATGACTTTATTACAAGGAGTCGTAAATACTTTTGTCATTTTTATTTCACGTATCATCGCTCAGCTGGCGTCTGGATTTTTGTCAAACAACAATAATGACAGTGAAAGTAACCAGGGTAACCCAATGATTTACTTTGCTGTATCAATGGTGTTAGAAATTGTATTTGGTATTTTGGCAAGTATTATTACTATGTGGTTCTCACGCTATCGTGAATTCCGTGCAGATGCTGGTTCGGCTCATTTAGTAGGTAAAGAAAAAATGATTGCTGCGCTACAGCGTCTAAAAACAAGTTATGAACCTCAGGAAGCTGGTAGTATGATGGCTTTTTGTATTAATGGCCGTTCTAAATCATTTAGTGAGTTGTTTTTATCACACCCTCCTCTTGATAAACGCATTGAAGCTTTACGTATGGGCACTTATCTGAATCAATAA
- a CDS encoding DUF2594 family protein: MTNDCSSTPDTETIATEIGCLKTFITYILKALNQADAGRAILNIEKEMLTMQDPKQAEVFKRIIEQIKTAYRS, from the coding sequence ATGACAAATGATTGTTCGAGTACTCCTGATACAGAAACCATTGCTACTGAAATTGGTTGCTTGAAAACTTTTATAACCTATATATTAAAAGCACTAAATCAAGCTGATGCGGGAAGAGCTATACTCAATATAGAAAAAGAAATGCTTACCATGCAAGATCCTAAACAAGCAGAAGTTTTTAAACGAATAATCGAACAAATCAAAACTGCCTATCGAAGTTAA
- a CDS encoding universal stress protein: MYKVILVAVDIAQEELTSKAIRQAVQFAKVSGAKLNFIHVLPISSAIINAYALGYMEIKDRATLKAEDDMQNLLEPIDLPADRLGYTIAFGSPRDEIVSRAEEINADIIILGSRSPNITTHLLGSTAAGVVRYAKTSVLVVR; the protein is encoded by the coding sequence ATGTATAAAGTTATTTTAGTGGCTGTTGATATTGCTCAAGAAGAATTAACCAGTAAAGCTATACGACAGGCAGTACAGTTTGCTAAAGTTTCAGGAGCTAAACTAAATTTTATCCATGTATTACCTATTTCATCGGCGATTATAAATGCTTATGCGTTGGGATATATGGAAATAAAAGATCGTGCCACACTAAAAGCAGAAGATGATATGCAAAATCTACTTGAACCAATCGATTTACCCGCGGATCGCCTGGGTTATACCATTGCTTTTGGCTCGCCGCGTGATGAAATTGTTAGTCGAGCAGAGGAAATTAACGCTGATATCATTATTCTTGGTTCAAGAAGTCCCAATATAACAACTCATCTGTTAGGCTCGACAGCGGCGGGTGTTGTACGTTATGCAAAAACGTCTGTATTAGTAGTGAGATAA
- a CDS encoding universal stress protein: protein MYKIILVPIDISEKELIKKALKHALYIAKLSDAKLHFLHVAPDMSRYSMSYSYHYDLLANFAKKTIESSAKQLEKIVKHIDYPKEKISYSVEMGSPRDKVLSEAEKIGANLIVVGSRRPNIATHLLGSNASAIVSNALISILIVR from the coding sequence ATGTATAAAATAATTCTCGTTCCAATTGATATCTCAGAAAAAGAACTAATAAAAAAGGCACTTAAACATGCACTTTATATTGCTAAATTATCTGATGCTAAATTACATTTCTTGCATGTTGCCCCTGATATGTCTCGTTATTCAATGAGTTATAGTTATCATTATGATTTATTAGCAAATTTTGCAAAAAAAACAATCGAAAGTTCAGCAAAACAATTAGAAAAAATAGTTAAGCATATTGATTATCCTAAAGAGAAAATTTCTTATTCTGTGGAGATGGGGTCACCTAGAGATAAAGTTCTATCAGAAGCAGAAAAAATAGGCGCTAATTTGATAGTAGTTGGCTCTCGCCGCCCCAATATTGCCACCCATTTGCTAGGTTCTAATGCTTCGGCTATTGTTTCTAATGCCCTGATTTCGATATTGATAGTTCGCTAG
- a CDS encoding threonine/serine exporter ThrE family protein, giving the protein MEYVESNYHTETERQRKITRLCIQCAQLLFQHGAESMLVEQLSTRLGIALGADQVDSAISSNAIVLTTVIDGRCMTSTRKNIDHGINMHVVTKVQHTVILAEYKLLDSDKVQQRLAEIKPLRYPRWLLVLMIGLSCGCFCRLNGGGWDGCLVTFIASGCAMYIRQILTAQYMNPLINFCITAFVATTVSGFVLKIPYFSNASTVSMAASVLLLVPGFPLINSVADMFKGHINTGLARWAMASLLTLATCIGITMAMAVWGLRNWA; this is encoded by the coding sequence ATGGAATATGTTGAATCTAATTATCATACTGAAACTGAAAGGCAGAGAAAAATTACGCGCCTATGTATTCAATGTGCTCAGCTCCTTTTTCAACATGGTGCTGAAAGTATGTTAGTGGAGCAATTATCAACCCGATTAGGCATTGCTTTAGGCGCGGATCAAGTTGATAGCGCAATTTCTTCTAATGCAATTGTATTAACAACCGTAATTGACGGTCGTTGTATGACGTCTACCCGTAAAAATATTGATCATGGCATAAATATGCACGTGGTGACTAAGGTTCAGCACACGGTGATATTGGCTGAATATAAATTGTTAGATAGCGATAAGGTTCAACAGCGTCTGGCTGAGATAAAACCACTACGTTATCCTCGTTGGTTACTGGTTCTTATGATTGGATTATCTTGTGGCTGCTTTTGTAGGCTCAACGGGGGAGGCTGGGATGGTTGCTTAGTCACTTTTATTGCCAGTGGCTGTGCAATGTACATTCGACAAATTCTTACAGCCCAATATATGAATCCATTGATTAATTTTTGTATTACCGCCTTTGTGGCCACCACAGTATCTGGTTTTGTATTAAAGATTCCTTATTTTTCCAATGCATCAACGGTTTCTATGGCAGCCAGCGTTTTACTGTTAGTTCCTGGATTTCCATTAATTAATTCTGTAGCAGATATGTTTAAAGGTCATATTAATACTGGATTAGCACGTTGGGCAATGGCAAGTTTACTCACTTTAGCAACCTGTATTGGTATAACCATGGCGATGGCTGTTTGGGGATTAAGAAATTGGGCATAA
- a CDS encoding threonine/serine exporter yields the protein MGIIFLLTLIEKMLLAAIPAAGFAMVFNVPVRALKYCALLGAVGYGFRMILMEMGFSIEWASFCAAILIGIIGIQWSRWWLAHPKVFTVAAIIPMFPGISAYIAMISLVKIAHLGYNAELLETLVTHFIKTLFIVGALSVGLSIPGLWLYRKRPRV from the coding sequence TTGGGCATAATATTTTTATTGACCTTAATTGAAAAAATGTTATTAGCTGCAATACCAGCAGCTGGTTTTGCCATGGTTTTTAATGTACCCGTACGGGCATTAAAATATTGTGCTTTGCTTGGCGCCGTAGGTTATGGTTTTCGTATGATACTGATGGAGATGGGCTTTAGTATTGAATGGGCAAGTTTTTGTGCTGCAATTTTAATTGGCATCATTGGTATTCAATGGTCACGTTGGTGGCTGGCACATCCAAAAGTATTTACTGTTGCGGCAATTATTCCGATGTTCCCAGGGATAAGTGCATATATCGCGATGATATCGTTAGTAAAAATTGCTCATTTGGGTTATAATGCTGAGTTACTTGAGACATTAGTAACACATTTTATTAAAACTTTATTTATTGTCGGCGCGTTATCAGTTGGTTTATCTATTCCTGGATTATGGTTATATCGTAAACGTCCACGAGTTTAG